The Bacilli bacterium PM5-9 genome contains the following window.
AAAACACTATGATGAATTATTAAATTATGGTGTGAATTGCATTACAATGGGTAATCATACTTTTGATCATTCAGAAATTTTAGAGTGGATTGATAGTGCTAATTTTTTAGTTAGACCTGCAAACTATTCAAAATATACTCCTGGTGTTGGAACAAGAGTTTTTGAAGTTAATGATATTAAAATTCAAGTAACTAACATTTTAGGACGTGTTTTTTATGGTGGTATCATTAATCATCCAGTTGAAGTATTAGATGAAATAGTAGAAAATAGTACTGCTGATATTCATATTGTTGATATTCATGCTGATGCAACTGCTGAAAAAATTTGTTTAGGTTATGAGTTTGATGGAAAAGTAAGTGCTGTTTTAGGAACTCATACTCATGTTCAAACTGCTGATGAAAGAATATTAGATAATGGTACTGCATATATAAGTGATGTTGGTATGTGTGGTCCTTTTAATCAATGTATTGGAATGGATAAAAAGAATGTTGTATATCGTATGAAAACAGGACTTCCTGCACGTTTTGAAGTTGGAGCTGCTCCTGGAATTTTATGTGGTGTTGTGATTAATTTTGATGATAAATTTAATGCTATTAGTATTAAAAGAATTAATTTATCGCCTTTAAATAATTATTTAATTAAAAACGATTAAAAAATATAAAGTGAGCTATATTAATTGCTTTCAAAAAGTATAAAGTTTACTTTTAAAAAAGAAATGGGGAATTATTGTGAAGAAAATTATTTGTTTAATAATGTTAATTGTTTGTAGTGGGTGTTTCTTTAATAGTGATAATACAGCTAAAGAAAATAATTATGATATAAAAGATGCTGATGCTGCATATTTATATACTGGATATAATAAAAAATCAAAAATATTGATTACAAAAGAAAATGAGGTTAAAGATGAGATAGTTATCAAAAGAGGATATGCAAATGGGTTAAACAATTTGCAATATAACAGTGAGCTTAATAATTTTTATTTTACTTTTGTTAGACATGATAAAATGGAAAGTGGATTAGATGAAGTCGCAGAAGTTAATGCAAGTACAAAAGAAACGACTTACATTAAATTTGATGATAATGATGGTATAGGTGACATTAATGATATGTTAATTGCAGATAACAAAATTTATGTCATTGGTGGTTTTGGAAAGCTTGCAAGATATGATTTAATTACAAAAAAGAAAGAATATTTTAGTGATAAACTTTCTGCAACGAATATTTTATGTGTATATAAAGATAATATTTATACTATTGTTTCTGATATTTCTAATGAAAATGATATTTATCATTTAGTTGAACTGAATTTTAAAACAAAAAAAATAAAAAAAATATTTTCTTATAGTGATGAAAACTCCATTGAAGATTTGTGCTTTTTGAATAATAAAATATATTTTATTTTAAGTAAATTTCATTGGAATAAGAATGATGAATTAATATATGATGATGCATTTTTGTATAATATTGACATGAAAAATAATAATACTAATTTTTTAAAATTAAAAAATAAATATGCGAAAGAAATAATCAATATAGATAATTATTTATATATTAGTCATTATGATGAAGATTTTTTTGATAAAAACGCTATTAGTATGTTTAATATTAAAACAAAAAAATTAAAATCAATTACTACAAAAGAAAGTCCAATATATATTGGTGCGATAAAAAAAGATTTGATAAGTTATGAAGTTAAAGACTACGATAATGAGGGTATATATAATATTTATAATTACAAAAATCTAAAAAAAGAAGGAGAATACATTCTTAATGATGATAAAAACTTGTTTTTTAGATCATTTGTTGAAATAACAAAGTAATTATATAACACATTATAATATTGATAGTTAAAACAATAACAATTTAGTAGAATATAAAAGCTAAAAAACACCATTGAGGTGTTTTTTTGAGAGTTATAAACGATTTATTTACAATATTATAATTTTATATCACAATCATTTTCAATTAATTGCTCGAATGATTGTTCTTTAATCATTAATTGAATGTTACCATTTTCAATTAATACTGTTTTTGGTATACGGTTCATATTATAATTGCTAGCCATACTATATCCGTAAGCACCTGTTGAAAAGACGCATAAAATATC
Protein-coding sequences here:
- a CDS encoding metallophosphoesterase (TIGR00282 family) (product_source=TIGR00282; cog=COG1692; ko=KO:K09769; pfam=PF13277; superfamily=56300; tigrfam=TIGR00282) gives rise to the protein MNILFIGDVFGEVGRDLIDEHLQELKKEYKIDFVIANGENATHGKGLLKKHYDELLNYGVNCITMGNHTFDHSEILEWIDSANFLVRPANYSKYTPGVGTRVFEVNDIKIQVTNILGRVFYGGIINHPVEVLDEIVENSTADIHIVDIHADATAEKICLGYEFDGKVSAVLGTHTHVQTADERILDNGTAYISDVGMCGPFNQCIGMDKKNVVYRMKTGLPARFEVGAAPGILCGVVINFDDKFNAISIKRINLSPLNNYLIKND
- a CDS encoding hypothetical protein (product_source=Hypo-rule applied; cath_funfam=3.80.10.10; cleavage_site_network=SignalP-noTM; superfamily=69304), whose product is MKKIICLIMLIVCSGCFFNSDNTAKENNYDIKDADAAYLYTGYNKKSKILITKENEVKDEIVIKRGYANGLNNLQYNSELNNFYFTFVRHDKMESGLDEVAEVNASTKETTYIKFDDNDGIGDINDMLIADNKIYVIGGFGKLARYDLITKKKEYFSDKLSATNILCVYKDNIYTIVSDISNENDIYHLVELNFKTKKIKKIFSYSDENSIEDLCFLNNKIYFILSKFHWNKNDELIYDDAFLYNIDMKNNNTNFLKLKNKYAKEIINIDNYLYISHYDEDFFDKNAISMFNIKTKKLKSITTKESPIYIGAIKKDLISYEVKDYDNEGIYNIYNYKNLKKEGEYILNDDKNLFFRSFVEITK